Sequence from the Helianthus annuus cultivar XRQ/B chromosome 13, HanXRQr2.0-SUNRISE, whole genome shotgun sequence genome:
CATGTTACACTCCTTGTGGTAGCCATTCACTTAACCTTACATTATGTGATATGGCTTATAGTTGTGTTAAAGGAAAGAGTTTTTTTGGACACATCCAACGGATTTATACTATTTTTGCAAATTCTATCAATCGTTGGCAAATTTTGAAAGATAATGTGAAAAACTGGAGTCTAAAGTCATTGTCTCAAACTCGTTGGGAAAGTCGTTTTGAGAGTGTTAAGGCAATCAAATTGCAACTTGATGATGTGCGGGAAGCTTTGCTTGAAGTTGGAGAGACAGATAGTGATGCTGCTATTGCAGAGGAAGCATTAGCTTTAGCAGAAAATCAACTTAGTAGATTTGATTTTTTGGTATCAATTGTTATTTGGTATGAAGTGTTAAACCGGGTGAATATTGTGAGCAAAAAATTACAAGCAAAGGATATGCATCTTGAAATTGCTATTCAAGAAATAAACAATTTGATTGAGTACTTTAAGGATTATAGAGAAACCGGTTTTCTTAAAGCGATTGAAGAAGCTATGGAGATTGCTAGTGATATGGAAATTGATCCCATATTTAAAGAAAAACGTAAGattaaaaggaaaaaaagaaaagaTGAGACTTCTAGTAGCGAAGAAGTTGCATTTACAGTAGAAGAGAATTTCAGAGTAAACTTTTTCTTATATATTGTGGATCAAGCTATTGCTTCTTTAGAGAAAAGATTTGAACAATTTAAATGGTACGAGGGTTTATTTGGTTTTTTGTTTCCACGTACGTTGAGGATTATTAAAGATGAAGATCTTAAGTCGTCTTGTCATTGTCTTGAAAATGCACTCAGGTTTAAAGAAAAATCGGATATTGATGGCGAGGCACTTTATACAGAGCTTAATTTATTTCGTGACTCACTAACCAATAAATTTAGCAGTCCTGCAGATGTTTTGGAGTATATGAAAGAAGACGGTTATTCCCCAGAAGCATGCATTGCATATAGAATACTGTTGACTATTCCAGTCACTGTGGCATCTGCAGAAAGAAGTTTTTCGAAGTTGAAGTTATTGAAATCTTACCTACGATCTTCAATGTCCCAAGAAAGACTTAGTGGGTTGGCGATGATTGCTATCGAGAATGAAGTCTTAGATGATATAAACTGTGAAGAGTTGATTCACCAATTTGCTATCAAGAATGCAAGGAGAGCTTCACGAATCATTGGTTAGCTATTAGCTTATTAGTTTTTACGGCATGTCATTCATTCGAATactatattttgtattttgttaattgcattgtttatcgaTTGCTATATTTTTGTCAACCGTTCAAAGTTGTATGAAAAAACTAGcttaaattttttatttagttaaaacctaagggcacgtttttcgagctcgaacagggtacatgaattctcagggccggccctgattATTACAAGATCCAGTTCATCTTTACTTTCCACCACCTTTATTCCTTCGTTATCTTTAGCAGCACTTTAGCCGCTTCATGTTCCTCGCTTCCATTCTTCTTGCGTTTGATCCTCATCACTTCAAAGTACCACTCTAACAAATGACCGTACCTTATGTATGCGATCTTCACTTCCTTAGCGTCTTCACAATCAAAACCACATTGCAAAGCAATCGTGTTCCATGCGTCATCTTCAATCAACTTCTTGAAACCACCATAATTTTTCACAACTTGATAGAGCGTAATTTTGTTTACGGGCTTCCCAATGAGTAACGTTGGAGGCATTTCTGAAACTCCTAATGACCCAACGTTTGTCGGCTTCTGGCCCAAATCGAAacaaataaaaacataataaataGTCTGATCCAATAATTATTAAAACAGAAAACATAAACATGTTGCTGCGTTTTTGCGACTTGGCTCGAACTCGGTGATCTTGATTATCGAACATCAAATATTGAGATTACTTTTACAGCTTCTGGGCCTACCAGAATGGCACTTGTACACTTTGTTCCCCCAACTACAGTGATGAGTGCGATGATTACAAAAAACAGAGGCTTTTGTTTCAATAACCAGATCTCCATGGATGTCCTCCGGTAATTCCGCAAGCTATGGTAGGTGGtgtcgaatacccaaatcccGGCTGACGTTAAATGGATCTTCGCTGACGTCAAGATGCTTCTGTCTTCGTTGCTACAAAAGAATAAACCGTTAGCCTCACCACGGGggaccccgggagggggatccATGACCAAGCTCCGacgtgagagtaagtaaacttgccggagaaTGAAAGGAGTTTATCCCGATGAGTATGATCACCGGAATAGTTCCTCCAAGGTGTGAATCTAATAAATGCTTGAGTGTGTTTAATGTGTAAGAATATTGGTCGGAACCAGTGAAGGGAGAGTAAATGAGAGTGTGTTAAATGTGTTCATACCTTCTTGTTACCGTTTTCGTCTTCCTATATAAGCAAGTAGCCTTATCTTGCATGTGGGATATTGGTTGAAGTGATCCAACGGTTTCTGGTAATCTTCGGtgggctcagacacgtgtctgatcCCCAGTGGCGAGATGATAGCCTCATTTAATGTTTACGGCTGGAGAAGTACCATGCCAGCCAAGATGCCATTTACATCGGACATTAAATGTTCCTCTCCTTTTCTGAATTCTTATTTCCCGCTCGTATTCTCATGGGGAAAGCCTTAATGGAGAAGTAAACTCATTTGTGGGCCTTGTGTGTTGGGCTTTTGTGACATCAGCCCAAACCGGGTAAATGGAGCAATCCATTGGCCCGTCGTCAGTCAGATTTAGTCCCTGCCTCTGAGACCCAAGGCTCATGATCCGGGGCTGAGCTATACCTGTTTTTTTCAGAAGGTaatttttgttttagaaaatgtGGGCCCGGGCCCTAAGTGATCATTATTTACCCTCTACTTAGCCTGCCGAATATTAATGGTGGGGTTTAATCCCATCAATACACGTGCCCcgttttttgaattttgaaaggaCGGTGATGTGACGGTTATCATCACTACCAGTTATATCTTTAAATATCCTTTTAGCCTTCTTGAATTCTCGTTCAGTTTCCATTATCATCCTTTGTTTCTCATTTTCTTAACATTTCTCCGATCGCCATTTCTGCATCTATCATGAGCCGTTCCGGCCGTTCAGTGATAAGATCAGTCTTGACAGCGAAGGACTTGAAGTCCTTTGTCGAGACATATAACATTCCTGAGCAGTTTTCTCCTTCTTTGCCGGGCCCTAATGAATCGGCTGAGTGTACGCCGGACAGAATTCCCCTTTATACACTGGCATTTTCCTCTTGTGGAGTCCGGTACCCTCTTTCGCCTTTCAAGGTTGCTTTACTTCGCCACTTTGGGGTTCATTTCTCTCAGTTGCATCCCTTAGGGTTTATGAGAGTGGTGCACTTCGAGTTGTCTTGTGCAGCCGTTTCCGGTGAGCCCTCTGTCCCTTTGTTCTGCATGTTCTATAAACTGATCTCCGACGGAGATTGGTTTACTTTtgctgatattcgctaatttacacatattttagtcccctgttttacccccattttatgcgttttcggacgtaaaaccgtcattcggatacttaattatctacatttttgtttacaggcctaaaacagcataccagacaagatgatagcgaaaacgaggactttccggacaaaacgacaaggctgcgaagattctgtgaagaaaactgacctgggcgtttggcacggtcatgcggatatgcacgaccgtgcatatccgacaaaccaaGAAGACCCGGCAGTGAACCAGGCGTGCAACTCACCGTGCAAGGCACTGAAGGCAAGCCCGATATGGAACGACCGTTCCCGATCAAGAACGATCGTGCGGATCTGACATCCCAGGAACACCTCGGAGCTGACATCCCAGGAACACCTCGGAGCGGAACGCCCGTGCCAAGTCTGGAACGCCCGTGcgtgaccgaagaccagtcaacgatctgtgacgtcatgcagtacggtggcccaccaccaataatgcttaaagtgcacggtcgtgcgatcgggagaacggccgtgcaacttcgaaaaagcatttaaacagaacagaaccattttagtagtaactctggatattttgggagctctgcaggcgattttgaggctccgaaggctgctgctttcactcggattcaagccacattgcccggttttgctcatttactatccagattctcattcttatgcttgtttatggtttggtttctcaaatctttccataattttgttatgtttcaagcatctagactgattattatgtattaatgtaagcctttgggcaaaaacacaacaatcccttgcttgattatagcttGTAGTATgtcaatctatgtttgtaatgacattttgaagtgttttctatgattatctttgatgattagtttgcaaccttgttattgatattgatttcttgattataagtaattgtgttggatgattggtgcttggttaggtaagatagttgcaaaatgaagcttatttaatcatgtattagtaaacttttaatttggttaactagtttaacttggttaaaatgtaggcaccatgatactctaacgggttagtggtttaataaaatgcaattattattaatcaagagagcttgccctcacggaaggactctaacgggttagatggtgttgttacgaattcttgccatgatttgttagcttagttagtagtttcggccaaaattgctatcttggtgaatttatgtgcaagatttgtaaaatgaactcggttgtgatttaatctagtttatgcttgtctcggtggttgcattgtgtttatcggtgttgctttccttgattaagtgaggttagaaaactcctaacggatgactaacttatttttaggagatttttgtagacattaatcaatcgcacgttaaagaacaattttaggtggttaaagttatcgttttaactttccgaatgattgtcatgttaggattcccgaaagggatactaattgtctcgaaatggaaaattgaccgaatgcttctagtgccaaaactgacttagttgacatgctgtggttgtgtattgagcaaggctatttatatataatctactatgttttataagtttttatttgtgcttactttagtttaattaaaaccaataccatttatgtttttaccggtaatttagtggcaaaggtctagtattatttctccgcccatttccatggatcgatacttggttcttaccgatactttactacatatatgacggggtacacttgccctttcgtgtgtgttttgatgtaaaagtaatactcactttaataaatttaaaaccaattcgtgtgtaatttcattttaaaaatatgtgtagtcacgcacgtaccaagtttttggcgccgttgccggggaaatagcgagttttaggaacgacccgagtcattgtgttatcggtgtatatacttgttaatatttgtgtatattttcgtgattatttatttgttgctttatttgttaatatttcttgcttttaattcaatttattcattttcgtgattcttttgtacacttgtaaatttttattctatttatttgttcaaatccggatttatttattcatttattctttgagttttcggctcttaaaaatcattcttgtactagccgattcgattattttcgtagctttaatttttataaaaatttcggcccattttcggatttttataaattttacagcccatatttatacatattctgcttctattcaaaaaaaaaacaacattattttattaataaaatattcattgtgtcagtttttcgtttgcaggttgatgtcctcaactcctgcgcccgctattgctgagccgactgaagaaccagcgcataatcttagaagaagtaagaggctgcgcgaaaggtcgctcgtcgttgcacaacgcatagcaaatgcaatcgacgagccggtgattatctctgaagacgaaagctcaggggacgaggagagagtcgtcatggcggacgacgaccgaccgcTGAATGAAACAAaccagcccggaagggcaggcctggagccgagtatccttcagcctactatagatactcctacttttgaaattagacctagtattattaatatggtacaaaattctgtacagtttgacggacgtgagcatgaggatcctgggagac
This genomic interval carries:
- the LOC118485786 gene encoding zinc finger MYM-type protein 1-like: MAYSCVKGKSFFGHIQRIYTIFANSINRWQILKDNVKNWSLKSLSQTRWESRFESVKAIKLQLDDVREALLEVGETDSDAAIAEEALALAENQLSRFDFLVSIVIWYEVLNRVNIVSKKLQAKDMHLEIAIQEINNLIEYFKDYRETGFLKAIEEAMEIASDMEIDPIFKEKRKIKRKKRKDETSSSEEVAFTVEENFRVNFFLYIVDQAIASLEKRFEQFKWYEGLFGFLFPRTLRIIKDEDLKSSCHCLENALRFKEKSDIDGEALYTELNLFRDSLTNKFSSPADVLEYMKEDGYSPEACIAYRILLTIPVTVASAERSFSKLKLLKSYLRSSMSQERLSGLAMIAIENEVLDDINCEELIHQFAIKNARRASRIIG